Proteins encoded together in one Chryseobacterium sp. G0201 window:
- a CDS encoding helix-turn-helix domain-containing protein has product MNIDRIEFNSWMERLMERFNLLDDKVKEMKNQNFEIDGEQLLDNQDVLQMLKISSRSLQRYRTSKRLPYYTISGKLYYKLSDVHQFIRDSFNGNSKN; this is encoded by the coding sequence ATGAATATTGACAGAATAGAGTTTAACTCATGGATGGAAAGACTGATGGAGCGTTTTAACTTGCTTGATGATAAAGTAAAAGAAATGAAAAATCAAAATTTTGAAATTGATGGCGAACAGCTTCTCGATAATCAGGATGTCCTTCAGATGCTCAAAATAAGCTCAAGATCATTGCAACGCTACCGCACTTCAAAGCGGTTACCATATTACACCATCAGCGGTAAGTTATATTATAAACTTTCAGATGTCCATCAGTTTATACGGGATAGTTTTAATGGTAATTCCAAAAATTAA
- a CDS encoding helix-turn-helix domain-containing protein translates to MQTISILTKQDLLDFKDELLKELLALLNGKKIRKEEWLKSSEVQNLLKISVGTLQNYRINGTLPFKKIGGTLYYKYQDIEKLLNGHNQ, encoded by the coding sequence ATGCAAACAATTTCAATTTTAACAAAACAAGATTTACTCGATTTTAAAGACGAGCTTCTTAAAGAGCTTCTGGCACTGCTAAATGGTAAAAAGATTAGAAAAGAAGAATGGTTGAAATCTTCTGAAGTTCAAAATCTTTTAAAAATTTCAGTAGGAACTCTTCAGAATTACAGAATAAACGGAACCTTACCTTTTAAAAAGATTGGAGGTACACTCTACTATAAATATCAGGATATTGAAAAACTTCTCAATGGACACAATCAATGA
- a CDS encoding type IA DNA topoisomerase: MKAVIAEKPSVAREIALLLGATDKKEGFITGNGYYVTWAFGHLVSLAMPEDYGISGYQKASLPIFPDPFKLIVKKIKKGKNYVSDSGALKQLKIIEKVINDCDSIIVATDAGREGELIFRYIYEYLNCKKPFERLWISSLTEKAIKTGFENLKKGSDFEGLYHAAVGRSRADWLLGINASQALSIAADNGSYSLGRVQTPTLALLCNRYLEYKNFVAQKYWQIHLTHQKGMLNFKSTSQLKFDDQKKANDLLKVIERGDGNAKVDVVEVKTITEQPPLLFDLTGLQKEANKKLNLSASDTLDIAQSLYEKKFISYPRTGSKYIPEDMWQEIPNLIRILKDRDSFKQAVSHVKWGQFNKRIVNDLGVTDHHGLLITEKIPSALSAKENAIYDMIAYRLLEAISEAYLKEITQISLEVLHYVFISKGSRIINPGWRIMRGDFSEDENNELQELPQVLKGDDIKIKKSVILEKKTQPPSLFTEADLLSAMESVGSKIEQKEQRKILKNIGIGTPATRAAIIEVLFDRDYIQKDNKSLIPTEKGLQVYRLIRDKKIADVTMTAEWELELQKIENKENDLSNFQKRIEAYTSVITNELLQTKIIREDLPDLICPKCKKEKLRILDKIVKCKDERCNWMQFRMVCGKLLTVNDIQLLIEKGKTSLIKGMKSKAGKSFDAYMILNDAGESVFEFDKNKATRRK; this comes from the coding sequence ATGAAAGCAGTTATTGCAGAAAAGCCAAGTGTAGCAAGAGAAATTGCATTGCTCTTAGGTGCTACCGATAAAAAAGAAGGTTTCATTACAGGAAACGGATACTATGTAACGTGGGCATTTGGACATTTAGTAAGTTTAGCCATGCCTGAAGATTATGGGATTTCCGGATATCAAAAGGCTTCATTACCCATATTTCCTGACCCCTTTAAATTGATAGTAAAGAAGATTAAAAAGGGAAAAAATTATGTAAGTGATTCGGGAGCATTGAAACAATTAAAAATTATTGAAAAAGTAATAAATGATTGTGATAGTATAATAGTGGCAACAGACGCAGGGCGGGAAGGGGAATTGATATTCAGATATATTTATGAATATTTGAATTGTAAAAAACCTTTTGAAAGATTATGGATCAGTTCTTTAACTGAAAAAGCCATTAAAACTGGCTTTGAAAATCTCAAAAAAGGAAGTGATTTTGAGGGTTTATATCATGCTGCTGTCGGAAGAAGTCGTGCGGATTGGCTTTTGGGAATCAATGCTTCTCAGGCTTTATCTATCGCAGCTGATAATGGTTCTTATTCCCTTGGGAGAGTTCAAACACCTACATTGGCTTTACTATGCAATCGGTATTTGGAATATAAAAATTTTGTTGCTCAAAAATATTGGCAGATTCATTTAACTCATCAGAAGGGAATGCTAAATTTTAAAAGTACTTCTCAATTGAAATTTGATGATCAAAAAAAAGCAAATGACCTTTTAAAGGTTATCGAAAGAGGAGATGGCAATGCAAAAGTTGATGTTGTGGAAGTAAAAACAATAACAGAGCAGCCCCCTCTTTTATTTGATTTGACAGGTTTACAGAAAGAAGCGAATAAAAAACTAAATCTTTCTGCGTCTGATACCCTTGATATTGCCCAAAGTCTATACGAGAAAAAGTTTATCAGCTATCCAAGAACAGGAAGTAAATATATTCCTGAGGATATGTGGCAGGAAATACCCAACCTCATTAGGATTTTAAAAGATAGAGATTCTTTTAAACAGGCTGTGAGTCATGTTAAATGGGGACAGTTCAATAAAAGAATTGTTAATGATCTTGGGGTTACAGACCATCACGGCTTGCTCATTACAGAGAAAATTCCTTCGGCATTATCTGCGAAAGAAAATGCAATTTATGATATGATTGCATATCGATTGCTCGAAGCAATTTCAGAAGCCTACCTCAAAGAAATAACTCAAATCTCATTAGAAGTTCTCCATTATGTTTTTATTTCTAAAGGAAGTAGAATCATAAATCCTGGATGGAGAATAATGAGAGGTGATTTTTCTGAAGATGAAAATAATGAACTTCAGGAATTACCACAGGTTTTGAAAGGTGATGACATCAAAATCAAAAAGTCAGTCATATTAGAAAAGAAAACACAACCACCTTCATTGTTTACTGAAGCGGATTTATTGTCGGCAATGGAAAGCGTAGGAAGCAAAATTGAGCAAAAAGAACAAAGAAAAATCTTGAAAAATATAGGTATTGGAACTCCTGCTACTAGAGCTGCCATTATTGAAGTTCTTTTTGACCGAGATTATATTCAAAAAGATAATAAATCATTAATTCCAACAGAAAAAGGTTTACAAGTCTATAGACTTATCAGAGATAAAAAAATTGCCGATGTTACAATGACCGCAGAATGGGAATTGGAGCTCCAAAAGATCGAAAATAAAGAGAATGATTTATCAAATTTTCAGAAAAGGATTGAAGCCTATACTTCAGTTATAACGAATGAATTACTTCAGACAAAAATTATCAGAGAAGATTTACCGGATTTAATCTGCCCTAAGTGTAAAAAAGAAAAGCTTCGCATTCTTGATAAGATTGTTAAATGTAAAGATGAACGCTGTAATTGGATGCAATTTAGAATGGTTTGTGGGAAATTATTGACAGTCAATGATATTCAATTGTTGATAGAAAAAGGAAAGACCTCACTGATCAAAGGGATGAAAAGTAAGGCTGGGAAGAGTTTCGATGCTTACATGATTCTAAATGATGCTGGAGAAAGTGTTTTCGAGTTTGATAAAAATAAAGCAACTAGGAGAAAGTAG
- a CDS encoding DUF3945 domain-containing protein, translating into MSDSEKDKIKDIVENPQSKDVSQDNLSDALLALDKKTKKVQLVNGLDANGNLIKKDSQKKNPSQFIRIDRGGDIFSNFFSNFISQLKNPTEFSFFKISELGAMQTAKELQEYVDKASPKELETLKGYEIIIQNSLTHKNQNKMATKSTETENQAKQESPQYRYQPEQIDWQIMAKFGLDQEKLTKMNVLDRLLRGFKSHKLVPITINLGNAVSRMDVRLSLQTNDSGQVLINLHGIRKEPDFKMKFLGHEFSEQDKENLRNTGNMGRVVDLVNPKTNDIIPSIISKDRLTNELVALNTNYIKIPDDIKGVKLNDEQKQILSEGKPLYLEAMISSKGDSFNASVQFNAEKRYVEFLIDPYRKLDQVQNRQQTVNEEPQKVFRGKELTDQQFDNLKEGKSVYLSGLIDQNGNTYNGYITFSKENRTTDFSFQNPNKVIDQAKPDEAHKTQVAVNSEGKINEATKNTKESLQSAQTNPVNKKQSEEQQKTKQPTRTRRRKL; encoded by the coding sequence ATGAGCGATTCGGAAAAAGATAAAATAAAAGATATTGTTGAGAATCCGCAGTCAAAGGATGTTTCACAAGATAATTTATCTGATGCGCTTTTAGCATTAGATAAAAAGACAAAAAAAGTACAGCTTGTCAATGGATTAGATGCCAATGGAAATCTTATAAAAAAAGATTCTCAAAAGAAAAATCCCAGCCAATTTATTCGTATTGATAGAGGAGGAGACATCTTCTCCAACTTCTTTTCCAATTTCATCAGTCAGCTCAAAAATCCAACTGAATTTTCATTTTTTAAAATTTCAGAACTCGGCGCTATGCAAACTGCAAAAGAGCTGCAGGAGTATGTCGATAAGGCATCACCGAAAGAATTAGAGACCTTAAAAGGTTATGAAATCATAATTCAAAATAGTTTAACCCATAAAAATCAAAACAAAATGGCAACAAAATCAACAGAAACAGAAAATCAAGCCAAACAGGAAAGCCCGCAGTATCGCTATCAACCCGAACAAATCGACTGGCAGATTATGGCAAAGTTCGGATTAGATCAGGAAAAGCTAACAAAGATGAACGTCTTGGATCGTCTGCTCAGAGGATTTAAATCACACAAGTTGGTACCTATCACTATTAATTTAGGGAACGCGGTCAGCAGGATGGATGTTCGTCTTTCTCTACAAACGAACGATAGCGGACAAGTCCTCATTAATCTACATGGAATCCGTAAAGAACCTGATTTTAAAATGAAGTTTTTAGGTCACGAATTTTCTGAGCAGGATAAAGAAAATCTTAGAAATACCGGTAACATGGGAAGGGTAGTTGATCTGGTCAATCCCAAGACCAATGACATTATACCCTCTATAATCAGTAAAGACCGTTTAACGAATGAATTGGTTGCTTTAAATACCAATTATATTAAGATTCCCGATGATATAAAAGGAGTGAAACTTAATGATGAGCAAAAGCAAATTCTCAGTGAAGGGAAACCTCTTTATCTTGAAGCTATGATCTCAAGCAAAGGAGATTCTTTTAATGCTTCAGTACAATTTAACGCTGAAAAAAGGTATGTGGAGTTTCTGATAGATCCTTATAGAAAATTGGATCAGGTTCAAAACAGACAACAAACTGTAAACGAAGAACCACAAAAAGTTTTCAGAGGAAAAGAGTTAACTGATCAGCAGTTTGACAATCTGAAAGAGGGAAAATCGGTTTACCTAAGTGGATTGATTGATCAAAATGGGAACACATACAACGGTTATATTACGTTCAGTAAAGAAAATAGAACCACAGATTTTTCTTTTCAAAATCCTAACAAAGTAATTGATCAGGCTAAACCTGACGAAGCCCATAAAACTCAAGTGGCTGTTAATTCAGAAGGGAAGATCAACGAAGCAACGAAAAATACGAAAGAGTCTTTGCAATCAGCTCAAACAAATCCTGTCAATAAAAAGCAGTCAGAAGAACAACAAAAAACTAAACAGCCAACTAGAACTCGAAGAAGAAAATTATAA
- the mobC gene encoding conjugal transfer protein MobC: MQGEDDLRGLAKIMGFMRAVSIILVIMHFYWFCYAFFLEHGWVLEIINKILSNFQKTAGLFSHPLYTKIFAVVLLALSCWGTKGVKNEKITWKKIITTLVIGVLFFFFNGLFLNSLFKYSLSVYILTTCCGYISLMMSGVWISRLLRTNLMEDVFNYENESFQQETKLMQNEYSVNLPTKFYYKGQWNNGWINVVNPFRATIVLGTPGSGKSYAIINNYIKQHIEKGFSMYIYDFKFDDLSVIAYNHLLKHTDKYKIRPKFYVINFDDPSKSHRCNPLNPDFMTDISDAYEAAYTIMLNLNRSWIQKQGDFFVESPIILLAAIIWFLKIYDNGKYCTFPHAIELLNKKYADVFTILTTYPDLENYLSPFMDAWQGGAQDQLQGQIASAKIPLSRMISPQLYWVMTGDDFTLDINNPEEPKILCVGNNPDRQNIYSAALGLYNSRIVKLINKKGQLKSSVIIDELPTIYFRGLDNLIATARSNKVAVCLGFQDYSQVIRDYGDKESKVIQNTVGNIFSGQVVGETAKNLSERFGKVLQKRQSLSINRNDTSTSISTQLDSLIPASKISTLTQGMFVGAVSDNFDERIEQKIFHSEIVVDNEKVASETKSYQKIPQIMNFENEFGEDTMKEEIHSNYQKIKSDILFIVKNEIDRIENDPDLKHLIQKE, encoded by the coding sequence ATGCAGGGAGAAGATGATTTGAGAGGATTAGCTAAAATTATGGGATTCATGCGAGCAGTAAGTATTATACTGGTCATAATGCATTTTTATTGGTTTTGTTATGCCTTCTTTTTAGAGCATGGATGGGTTTTAGAGATAATTAATAAGATATTATCGAATTTTCAGAAAACAGCAGGATTGTTTTCTCATCCGTTATACACTAAAATCTTTGCAGTAGTTCTTTTGGCATTAAGCTGCTGGGGAACGAAAGGTGTCAAAAATGAAAAAATTACTTGGAAAAAGATAATTACTACTTTAGTAATTGGCGTATTATTTTTCTTTTTTAATGGTTTATTTCTTAATTCTCTTTTCAAATATTCTCTCTCTGTATATATACTAACTACATGCTGTGGTTACATCAGCTTAATGATGTCTGGCGTTTGGATAAGTCGTCTTTTAAGAACTAATCTGATGGAAGATGTTTTCAATTACGAAAATGAAAGTTTTCAGCAGGAGACAAAACTGATGCAGAATGAATATTCAGTAAACCTTCCTACAAAATTCTATTATAAAGGCCAATGGAATAACGGGTGGATTAATGTAGTGAATCCTTTTCGAGCGACTATTGTTTTAGGTACACCCGGCTCAGGTAAGTCATACGCCATTATCAATAATTATATTAAGCAACATATTGAAAAAGGGTTTTCAATGTACATTTATGACTTTAAGTTTGATGATTTGTCTGTGATTGCCTATAACCATCTCTTAAAACACACAGACAAATACAAAATAAGGCCAAAATTTTATGTTATCAATTTTGATGATCCCAGCAAAAGCCATCGTTGCAACCCTTTGAATCCTGATTTCATGACGGATATTTCAGATGCTTATGAAGCTGCCTATACCATCATGTTGAATCTGAATAGAAGCTGGATTCAAAAGCAAGGTGATTTTTTTGTTGAAAGTCCAATCATCCTATTGGCTGCTATTATTTGGTTTTTAAAAATTTATGACAATGGAAAGTATTGTACATTTCCTCACGCTATTGAGTTATTGAACAAAAAATATGCTGATGTATTCACCATTTTAACGACCTATCCTGATCTAGAAAATTATCTATCTCCTTTCATGGATGCATGGCAAGGAGGCGCACAGGATCAGCTCCAAGGGCAGATTGCTTCTGCAAAAATACCTTTATCGAGGATGATTTCTCCACAACTCTACTGGGTGATGACAGGAGATGATTTCACATTGGACATTAATAATCCTGAAGAACCCAAAATACTTTGTGTAGGAAACAATCCGGATCGACAAAATATTTATTCCGCCGCATTGGGTCTGTATAATTCCAGAATTGTTAAACTCATCAATAAAAAAGGGCAGTTAAAAAGTTCTGTTATAATCGATGAGTTGCCAACCATCTATTTCCGGGGACTAGACAATCTTATCGCTACAGCCAGAAGTAACAAGGTCGCTGTTTGTTTAGGATTTCAGGATTACTCACAGGTTATTCGTGATTACGGAGATAAAGAAAGCAAGGTCATTCAAAACACAGTAGGAAATATTTTCAGTGGACAGGTTGTGGGAGAAACCGCTAAAAATCTTTCTGAAAGATTTGGGAAAGTACTTCAAAAACGACAAAGCTTAAGCATTAATAGAAACGATACTTCCACCTCTATTTCAACACAGTTAGACAGTTTAATACCAGCTTCCAAAATTTCGACTTTAACTCAGGGAATGTTTGTAGGAGCAGTGTCAGATAATTTTGATGAACGAATAGAACAAAAAATCTTTCATTCGGAAATCGTTGTAGACAATGAAAAGGTTGCTTCAGAAACAAAATCATATCAGAAAATACCACAGATTATGAACTTTGAAAATGAGTTTGGAGAAGATACGATGAAAGAAGAAATTCATTCTAATTACCAGAAAATCAAATCAGACATTTTATTTATTGTAAAAAATGAAATAGATCGAATTGAAAATGATCCAGACCTAAAGCATCTTATACAAAAAGAATAA